AATTTCATGTTCGATTACATCGGCGTCATGTTTCCAGCGCAGCTCATAGGGGCCTGCTTCACTGATATTGAATAAAAAGTGGCCGTTCTGATCGCTGCGTGCGGTTGCGATCCGATCCCAACCTTGCATCGCCAATACAGGTTCACACTGGCTAAATAAGAACAGATCCAGGCCTACCTTGGGGGATCGTGATAATTCTGTAATAACTTTACCTTCCAATACTTTATTCACAGCAACTGTTATTCAAAGGGATGCCAGGGCTTGGCGAACTATATTCAAATGGGAGACCGGGATGCCTTTTTTATAGTAGTTGCCGGTAAAGTCTATCTGTTGTACCTGGATAAAAGTTGAAACCAGGGGGCTTCCCCAATAGGGATTTCTGCCCCACCATCCATAGCGCCCCCCACTTCTCGGGTTTCTTTGAAAAAAATTATGAGCCTGATGGACATTGTCATATCTTAGCTGAAAAGTTCTGTTGTCAAAAACACTGTGCGCATCGAATACCACCAAGTGATTCAGGCTGATCCCCATACGGCCAAGGATATTGGCAAGCTTGATTGCGGAAGTGCCTCCTCGACTGTAACCGAACAGCAGTAAACTTTTTTTGTGTGTGGCTCCCTGAACAAGATAATTCCGCGCCCGACGTTTTTCAGTTGGGCCGAACATGCTTCCCCCCAACTCGCCGACCAAGGCGCTGAGTGCCCGATTGTCCCCTGCATTTGCGCCACCGGCGCCATAGAAACCGGCTACGGCCAGAGTGTTTTTGGGTACCACACTCCTGATTGGTTTACCGGTGGGAATTCGGTTGTTGATCAGGGTCATTTTTTAAAGCCAGACTGGGCCGGAAAACTTTGCTTTGGTTGCCTGATCTAGAATGTGCTGGGAGTTTCCAGGCCGGTGTTGGTATTTCATACAGGCTATACACAGATACACAACGACCGTTGTAGCTAGGGCAGAATTCGACAACGCTTTTGTGCAGTCCTACGCAGTTCACGGGGTAGGGAATTTTCCTCTGTTGTGTTCTGTTGCCCTCGCCACTCCTGGCAGAGAGCGACAAAGTTACCAGCGGTGACCTGATCCCGCAAAGCTTGCCAGGGATCAATCTGTGGTTCTGGCTCTATTTCGGGGGGCTGCCATTGGGCGATTTCCAGGGCGGGTTGCCGGTTTTCACTATCCGGTGTCATTCCCGGGGTCAGGGCGCCCAGATGCTGTGCAGGGTGTACCAGCATTAAAATAGCGGCAATAGTGGCGCAGCCGAGAGAGGCCTTGGATAACATCCGGCCAATATCCTTTTTCGGCTGAAGTTCCCTTGCCTGTTGTAACACCTGGGTATCCAGTTGCTGCGGGGAGGTAAAACCTGAAACCTCTTCACGATATTGGTGTTCCCAGTTACTCATGCTTCTACCTCGGTCACTCTTCTATGGCCTCCACTTGCCAGGGTTTTGGATGTGATCCGTAGATTAATGCCTCGATTTGTTCTCGGGCCCGGTGGTAGTACTCCCGGCATTTCTTCAAAGATAATTGTTCGATATCTGCGACCGTCGCCAGTGAAAGTTTGCACTCCATATGGAGAAGCAGAATATTTCTCTGTAACGAGGGAAGCTTCTGAATAGCGTTGAGTACGGCACTTTGCTTGGAGCTATCCTGGGACAGTACATTTTCCTCCCGTGCCGAGTGTTCCCTCAGGGCTTTGTTGATTTGAATAAACAGCCAATTGCGAAAAAGTCTGCCGTGTAGTTGCGGTGGATTCTCCAGTACTTTCTGCCAGAGCTTCTGTAACAATTGTGCGGAGGAAGTCGGTGCCATTTGCATAGAGTACCGATACAAGGCATCTTTATGGCGCGTATAAAGTTGCTGGAACACAGCAGTTTTACGCGTTTCCTTGTAGTGGTCGAGAAGCGCTTCATCAGAGAGATGTATAAATGCTTTGCGGGGCAAATTGTCGCGCCTCCGTACGCGGATAATCCGGGCTCTGCTGGCTTTTAGGGCCTGGGTTTATACGGCGTTGATAATGAAGATTGTAGTATGTTTAAGCGTCGTACTTATTTTCCAGGGCACAGTTTGACTTTGTTTCTTGTCGGTTGGCCTAGTGCCTTTGGGCTTGCGAAGTATAGATCCCCCTATCTTTCCGGGTTTTACATCGGGTAACGGCCAACGCCAGTTTTTGACGAGCGGTAGATTGACGCTTTAAGCCTTTCTGGAGGAGGAAATCAGCGAAAAATAATCATTTTTCCGCTAGGGGAATTATCGAATCAATAAATCGGGTAGAGGCAGCGGTAATTGTTCGGGGCCCTTTCCTGCACGTAAATCAGTCAGTCGGACCCCAACTCCGAGCAGGCGAATGGGACCGGGCCTTTTGTCCCAGCACTCTTGCAGTAGCTGGCGAAACTCAGAAATTCTTCCAGCACGACTACTGCGTTCGTGGGTGCTTTGGGAAAAATCGGCATATTTTACTTTTACGGTGGCGCCGCTAACTTCATAGCGATCATCGAGTTTTTCCATTCGTTCGAGCAGGCGCATATAAAGAGTACTCAATTGCTCCAGCCATTCATCAAACTTGCACAAATCTTCGTTGAAAGTGCGCTCAACACTGACGCTCTTGCGAGAGCCATCACCACTGACCGGTCGCTCGTCGATGCCGCGGCTTAATTCGTAGAGGCGGCGACCAAATTTACCAAAAAGTTTACTCAGTTCAACCTGTGAATAGCGTCTCAGGTCTGCGCAGGTATGAATGCCCTGGCGGTGCATTTTTTCAGCGGTTACCCGGCCCACGCCATGGATCTTTTTTACCGGTAGGCGCAAGACAAACTGGTCTACCTCATCTGGGGTAATTACGGTAAGGCCGTCGGGCTTGCGCCAGTCGCTGGCAATTTTGGCCAGGAACTTATTTGGCGCCACGCCTGCGGAGATGGTGATGCCCAGGTTATCCCTGACTTTCTGGCGGATCTCCTCGGCAATCAATGTGGCGCTGCCCTGGCAGCGGCCGCTATTGCTGACGTCCAGGAAGGCTTCATCGAGGGAGAGGGGCTCAATATCATCGCAATAGTCGAGGAATATCTCGCGGATTTGCCCACTGACTTCGCGGTATTTGGCCATGTTACCGGGTACTACAATCAAGTCAGGGCAGAGCTTCTTGGCCTGGGCAGTCGGCATGGCGGAACGCACGCCATAGCTGCGCGCTTCATAGTTACAGGTGGAGATGACTCCGCGGCGGTCGCTGCTGCCGCCCACAGCCAGTGGGCGCCCACGCAGATTTGGGTCGTCACGCATTTCGACCGAAGCGTAAAAACAATCACAGTCGCAGTGGATGATCTTTCGCATGCTGTGATTATATACAGTGTTCTATAGCGCCAGGTAGTTATTTGTGTCAGCCGGGAGTTAGCCCCGGTTGGATGACAGGTAGGTTAACAGGTAGGTGAATGATGAGTAGCATCCCCTTAGTAGAGTGCCCGGATAGTGATGAAGGGGTGAGGGTCTTTGCAGAAATTCAAGATGAACTGGGAGGGATCCCCAGTATTTTCCGCGTGTACGCCCACCATGAGGGCCTGCTCGAAGCCAACTGGGAGAAGTTCAAGGCAGTTATGTTACACGGTTGCCTGTCGGCCCAATTGAAGGAAGCCATTGGCCTCGCTGTCTCTGCCGATAACCATTGTGATTACGGTATCTACCATCACAGCACCTCGCTACAGATGCTGGGTGTCGATACTGCCGAGATTATGCGCATTCGCACCGACCCCAAACATGTGCACTTCTCCGAGAAAGAACACGCCCTGTTCGATCTTGCCCGAAATGCTAATAGTGCCCCCGACGATCATCGCCAGCACCTGATTGCTGAGGCGCGCAAGCTGGGTGCCAGGGATGACGAGTTGCTCGAAGCGTTGGGGGTGATGGAGCTGGTGTTGGGGTTTAATCACCTGGCAGAGGTGCTGAGTCTCGTCCCCACCCGTACGCCACACCAAAAATAACCCCGGCGTAAGCCGGGGTTTGATTTATTCATTTCTATGAGGGTAGCTACTTGGGTGGCCGTCCTCTGCCAAAGATCAGTGCCAGGACAAACAGTACGATAAAGATAAAGAAGAGGATTTTGGCGATCTCCGTCGCCGTGGTGGCAATACCGCTGAAGCCAAAGAAGGCGGCGATCAGGGCGATAACCAGAAATAAAATGGCCCAGCGCAACATGGCAGTAGCTCCCAATGTGACTGAGGGAGCGGGCCGCAGAGTTCAACGCCCGGCTCCCATTGGCCTTATTGGTAATGTGGCTTGGCGCCGTTCACAAGTCCCTATCTTCCCCGGCTTCTGTCATTTGAGTGAGGGTGACAAAGCGGAATCCTTGCTCCCGAAGCTGAGTGCTGATTAGAGGCAGAGCGGCAATAACCTGTTCACTGTGTTCATACATGGGGTGTAGCATCACCACACTGTGGTCTCTGGCGTTTTCCACAATATACTCGGCGATGGCTTCAGGATTGCGCATATCCACGTGTTGGCGGGGCTCCAGGTCCCAGTGAGCCACCTGGAATTCCTGTTCGGCCAGCAAATCGCTCAACTCCCTGGAAAGGTTGCCGAAAGGCGGCAAAATCATCGGCCGTTCCTGGTAGCCATGGCTTTGCAGCAATTTACAGGTCTTTTTAATTTCCTCTTTGGCACTGCTCAGTGGCAGGTTCGCCAAATTGATATGGGAGTAGCCATGATTCCCCAGCTGATGTCCCGCATCGATAATGGCACGGGTTAGTTCGGGAAATTGCTCCATGCTCTTCCCGACCGGGAAAAAAGTGGCTTTGATATGCAATGAATCAAGCTGCTGTAATAGCGGCTCTGTTGCTCCGGGGGCCGGGCCCTCACCAAATGCCAGGGCAATCTTTTTTCCTTTATCGGTGTTTGCAGATAAAGTCAGTGATAGTCCCAAAAAAATAATTGAAATCGCAGTTGTTATTATTCTCATTTACTGTCCCTGCTTTATTACTACTCAAATATGAAAAAAGCCGTCATTGACGGCTTTTTTCATAATCTGCTATCGCTCGAGAAGTTCGAGCTTGCCTTTCTTACCATCCCACTCCTCGGCATCTGGTAGTGGGTCTTTTTTCTCGGTGATATTTGGCCAGACCTCGGCGAGTTCGGCATTCAGCTCAATATATTCCTGCTGATCATCAGGAACTTCATCCTCCGAGAAAATAGCATTGGCGGGGCACTCCGGCTCGCACAGGGCGCAGTCAATACACTCGTCTGGGTGAATAACCAGGAAGTTGGGGCCTTCGTAAAAACAGTCTACCGGGCAAACCTCTACACAGTCAGTGTATTTGCACTTAATGCAGTTTTCCCCAATTACGAATGTCATGTTTGTCCCTCGATAGTGCCACTGAATTTTTTGTGCAGCGGATTTTATCAATTACTGGCGCGAATTGTAGTGGCTTTTCAGTCGATTTAGTTCACTATTTATAACAAGTTGTATAGGGCGACACGGGCCGCCCAGCCTTTTACTTCAATAACTTGCGTAAAGAATAGAGCGCTTCCAAGGCCTGGCGTGGCGTCAAATCGTCCGGGTCCAGTTCTTCCAGGGCATCCACCGCGGGGTGGCTGGGGCTGCCAAACAGATCGACCTGCTGGGGGGAGCCGGGCGCCATGGCCACAGGTACAGCAACCGGTTCTGGTTCCTGTTTTGACGCAGGAACAGCAGTGTGAACAGAGGTTTGAGCGGGTACATCAACAGACTGAGCACCGGCTTCCAATGCCGCCAGGCGAACGCGGGCCTCGGTGAGTACATCTGTGGGAATACCGGCCAGCTTGGCCACCTGCAGGCCGTAACTCTTAGAGGCCGGCCCCTCCTGGATACGGTGCAGGAAGACAATACCCTCACCGTGCTCAGTGGCATCCAGGTGAATATTGGCCGCTTCTGGGCATTGGTTGGGCAGGTCAGTCAGTTCAAAGTAGTGAGTGG
This DNA window, taken from Microbulbifer sp. GL-2, encodes the following:
- a CDS encoding RNA polymerase sigma factor produces the protein MPRKAFIHLSDEALLDHYKETRKTAVFQQLYTRHKDALYRYSMQMAPTSSAQLLQKLWQKVLENPPQLHGRLFRNWLFIQINKALREHSAREENVLSQDSSKQSAVLNAIQKLPSLQRNILLLHMECKLSLATVADIEQLSLKKCREYYHRAREQIEALIYGSHPKPWQVEAIEE
- the dinB gene encoding DNA polymerase IV; the protein is MRKIIHCDCDCFYASVEMRDDPNLRGRPLAVGGSSDRRGVISTCNYEARSYGVRSAMPTAQAKKLCPDLIVVPGNMAKYREVSGQIREIFLDYCDDIEPLSLDEAFLDVSNSGRCQGSATLIAEEIRQKVRDNLGITISAGVAPNKFLAKIASDWRKPDGLTVITPDEVDQFVLRLPVKKIHGVGRVTAEKMHRQGIHTCADLRRYSQVELSKLFGKFGRRLYELSRGIDERPVSGDGSRKSVSVERTFNEDLCKFDEWLEQLSTLYMRLLERMEKLDDRYEVSGATVKVKYADFSQSTHERSSRAGRISEFRQLLQECWDKRPGPIRLLGVGVRLTDLRAGKGPEQLPLPLPDLLIR
- a CDS encoding carboxymuconolactone decarboxylase family protein; the protein is MMSSIPLVECPDSDEGVRVFAEIQDELGGIPSIFRVYAHHEGLLEANWEKFKAVMLHGCLSAQLKEAIGLAVSADNHCDYGIYHHSTSLQMLGVDTAEIMRIRTDPKHVHFSEKEHALFDLARNANSAPDDHRQHLIAEARKLGARDDELLEALGVMELVLGFNHLAEVLSLVPTRTPHQK
- a CDS encoding DUF1328 domain-containing protein, whose amino-acid sequence is MLRWAILFLVIALIAAFFGFSGIATTATEIAKILFFIFIVLFVLALIFGRGRPPK
- a CDS encoding polysaccharide deacetylase family protein; the protein is MRIITTAISIIFLGLSLTLSANTDKGKKIALAFGEGPAPGATEPLLQQLDSLHIKATFFPVGKSMEQFPELTRAIIDAGHQLGNHGYSHINLANLPLSSAKEEIKKTCKLLQSHGYQERPMILPPFGNLSRELSDLLAEQEFQVAHWDLEPRQHVDMRNPEAIAEYIVENARDHSVVMLHPMYEHSEQVIAALPLISTQLREQGFRFVTLTQMTEAGEDRDL
- the fdxA gene encoding ferredoxin FdxA — protein: MTFVIGENCIKCKYTDCVEVCPVDCFYEGPNFLVIHPDECIDCALCEPECPANAIFSEDEVPDDQQEYIELNAELAEVWPNITEKKDPLPDAEEWDGKKGKLELLER